In Methanosphaera sp. ISO3-F5, a genomic segment contains:
- a CDS encoding LURP-one-related/scramblase family protein gives MYNIINLIIDIAALIFYVLLIFSILSSSDREWKTEDWIKLVLSIFIFYIAGDYKLLLVLLLLIYVLFFYEDSNNKKVETTNSNSNSKKENFNQKTTNTSQKNHKNIKYTTSTKTRKYQHNSHNTCTSTNHKTTYNCKPEDYYNNFNLYSPEKKGVKLLFKQNVIHWSGIYEIYYENGKIAYKVDGYRSLSFGDAKLKIINNFNKEIGKIEERTISQTPAFDVYENGRRLGSIRRTIGIFTPGAEIDFKDWNVECGYNNCEFTITDKKNKNLIAKISKKYLSGTDTYELNITDSHNSLYVVMFIIAMDLYNARYEQNTRW, from the coding sequence ATGTATAATATAATAAATTTAATCATAGATATTGCTGCTTTAATATTTTATGTATTACTTATATTTAGTATTTTATCCTCTTCAGATAGAGAATGGAAAACTGAAGATTGGATAAAACTTGTACTATCAATTTTTATATTTTATATTGCAGGTGATTATAAATTATTACTAGTACTATTATTATTAATATATGTACTATTTTTTTATGAAGATTCAAACAATAAAAAAGTTGAAACTACAAACAGCAACTCAAATTCCAAAAAAGAAAATTTCAATCAAAAAACTACGAATACTAGTCAAAAGAATCATAAAAATATAAAATACACTACCTCTACAAAAACTAGAAAATACCAACACAATTCACATAACACATGTACATCCACAAATCATAAAACAACATATAACTGTAAACCCGAAGATTACTATAATAATTTTAATTTATATTCTCCTGAAAAAAAGGGAGTTAAGTTACTATTTAAACAAAATGTTATTCATTGGTCAGGAATTTATGAGATATATTATGAAAATGGAAAAATTGCTTATAAAGTAGATGGTTATCGATCTTTATCATTTGGTGATGCAAAATTAAAAATCATTAATAACTTTAATAAAGAAATAGGAAAAATTGAGGAACGTACTATATCTCAAACCCCAGCTTTTGATGTTTATGAAAATGGAAGAAGATTAGGTTCTATCCGTAGAACAATTGGTATTTTTACTCCGGGAGCTGAAATTGATTTTAAAGACTGGAATGTTGAATGTGGATATAATAATTGTGAATTTACAATAACTGATAAAAAAAATAAAAATTTGATTGCAAAAATCAGTAAAAAATATTTATCTGGCACAGATACTTATGAATTGAATATAACTGATTCACATAATTCATTATATGTTGTAATGTTTATTATTGCAATGGATTTATATAATGCAAGATATGAACAAAATACAAGGTGGTAA
- a CDS encoding DUF4268 domain-containing protein, whose protein sequence is MNSKHAYISLTINSNTKSVTSQIYIPDNKDLFDYLYEQKEEIEKEMSCSFKYQTK, encoded by the coding sequence ATAAATAGTAAACATGCTTATATTTCATTGACAATAAATTCGAATACTAAAAGTGTCACATCACAGATTTATATACCAGATAATAAGGATTTATTTGATTATTTATATGAACAGAAAGAAGAAATAGAAAAAGAAATGAGTTGTTCATTTAAATACCAAACTAAATAA
- a CDS encoding helix-hairpin-helix domain-containing protein: MFSEINYKYCPHCNTKINIEDKFCNICGKELPIFKYERTNSTSLNDLNNHKNNKPRKNFSLLTQNNKNTHTNNQKTKNFTVLTNKSKKSKDNNYIQLSDIDINTATKNQLIKINGLTITEVNKIINLRDSGTKFESYNDLNKLKQDLNINYFELTNNKNIDKININTANEEILNQISYMNPYKVNTILELRESNIFIESFEDLQIKLNLKESEINNLKNKIIIQIPEPKKAEKIDINKADMINLAKIGLSEDVIAKIVLNRSKGNYISSYEELKTKYNLSDVNILKIKEVSFISQIQNQTIKENTEKIYKKSMDLNESFQQTIHKDTETNDSFEKSIQQKEDKQDSMESIEKIDINKASIEELNKLPTINLIQAKKIIELRNEGKYIKSFEDLSKKINLSTNQINQIQDKVVISEIKVVKQRVVDL; the protein is encoded by the coding sequence ATGTTTTCTGAGATTAATTATAAATATTGTCCGCATTGTAATACAAAAATAAATATTGAAGATAAATTTTGTAATATATGTGGAAAAGAACTACCTATTTTTAAATATGAAAGAACTAATTCTACTAGTCTAAATGACTTAAATAATCATAAAAATAATAAACCTAGGAAGAATTTCAGTTTATTAACTCAAAATAACAAGAATACACATACAAATAATCAAAAAACTAAAAATTTTACCGTACTAACTAATAAATCCAAAAAATCAAAAGATAATAATTATATTCAATTATCTGATATTGATATTAACACTGCAACCAAAAATCAATTAATTAAAATAAATGGTTTAACAATAACAGAAGTTAATAAAATTATAAATTTAAGAGATTCAGGAACTAAATTTGAATCATATAATGATTTAAATAAATTAAAACAGGATTTAAATATTAATTATTTTGAGTTAACAAATAATAAAAATATTGATAAAATTAATATTAACACAGCAAATGAAGAAATATTAAATCAAATTTCTTATATGAATCCTTATAAAGTTAATACAATACTAGAATTAAGGGAATCAAATATATTTATTGAATCATTTGAAGATTTACAGATAAAATTAAATTTAAAAGAATCTGAAATTAATAATTTAAAGAATAAAATAATTATTCAAATACCTGAACCTAAAAAAGCAGAAAAAATAGATATTAACAAAGCAGATATGATAAATTTAGCTAAAATAGGATTATCAGAGGATGTAATTGCAAAAATTGTACTAAATAGAAGTAAAGGTAATTATATATCTTCATATGAAGAATTAAAAACAAAATATAATTTATCTGATGTAAATATATTAAAAATTAAAGAAGTTAGCTTTATTTCTCAAATCCAGAATCAAACAATAAAAGAAAATACAGAAAAAATTTACAAAAAAAGCATGGACTTGAATGAATCTTTTCAACAAACAATACACAAAGATACTGAAACAAATGATTCATTTGAGAAATCTATTCAACAAAAAGAGGATAAACAAGATTCAATGGAAAGCATTGAAAAAATTGATATTAACAAAGCTAGTATAGAGGAATTAAATAAATTACCAACTATAAACTTAATTCAGGCAAAAAAAATTATTGAACTACGAAATGAAGGAAAATATATAAAGTCATTTGAGGACTTATCTAAAAAAATAAATCTTAGTACTAATCAAATTAACCAAATACAAGATAAAGTTGTTATATCAGAAATTAAAGTAGTTAAACAAAGAGTTGTTGATCTTTAA